The following are encoded together in the Desulfococcus multivorans genome:
- the acnA gene encoding aconitate hydratase AcnA: MINREEFLRQVKVDGRNYTVMDVRLMEKKGIADIERLPFSIRILVENLLRKLDGRVVREEDLLNIARWRKRYEAPVEIPYHPARVLMQDFTGVPAVVDLAAMRDAMKALGGDPRKINPMIPVELIVDHSVQVDYYGTADALRKNVAKEYERNGERYALLKWAQKSFDNFKVVPPNSGICHQVNLEHLGRVVITATSDGGMAAFPDSLVGTDSHTTMINGIGVMGWGVGGIEAEAVMLGQPYFMAIPEVIGVRMTGELRAGVTATDLVLTVTQMLREYNVVEKFVEFFGPGMKGLTVPDRATIANMSPEYGATMGFFPVDEKTIDYLDITDREAQARVVERCTRELGLFYTGDETPEYTAVLDLDLSTVLPSLAGPSRPQDRIVLNDLESHFDNMLKCGHERDADIDNISKFLDESGSVTHREAYCAPSGRRRFTTNINGREVSVGDGSIVIAAITSCTNTSNPYVMLGAGLLAKNAVEKGLKVPPHVKTSLVPGSKVVVDYLEDADLMPYLQALGFHLAGFGCTTCIGNSGPLHPQIERLIREHDLTVASVLSGNRNFEARIHQAVKGNFLASPMLVVAFAIAGRIDVNLLRRPLGLDPNGEPVYLEDVWPRRSEIESFIQRHVKQTFYRKEYARIFDGDEFWAALDTPESTTFKWDEASTYIKNPPYFEGFDLEVRKIEDIDGARPLLLLGDSVTTDHISPAGAIPAEYPAGRYLVEKGVDVKAFNSYGSRRGNHEVMMRGTFGNIRIKNQMTAPKEGSYTRKFPEDEEAFIYEAAMKYKADGVPLVVMGGKEYGTGSSRDWAAKGTILLGVRAVIAESFERIHRSNLVGMGVLPLVFKEGEGWRQLGLDGSETYTLSGLADMKPRSIIKVRAVTKDGDVREFETESKLNTDIEVDYFQNGGILPYVLRKLMKD, translated from the coding sequence ATGATTAACCGAGAGGAATTTTTACGCCAGGTCAAGGTGGACGGCCGGAACTATACGGTGATGGACGTCCGTCTGATGGAAAAAAAAGGCATCGCCGATATTGAAAGGTTGCCCTTTTCCATTCGGATTCTGGTTGAAAACCTGCTGAGAAAACTGGATGGTCGTGTGGTCAGGGAAGAAGACCTGCTGAATATCGCCCGGTGGCGGAAACGGTACGAGGCGCCGGTGGAAATTCCATATCATCCGGCTCGGGTGCTGATGCAGGACTTTACGGGCGTTCCCGCCGTCGTTGACTTGGCGGCCATGAGAGATGCCATGAAAGCGTTGGGTGGCGATCCTCGGAAAATCAATCCCATGATTCCCGTTGAATTGATCGTCGATCACTCCGTTCAAGTGGATTACTATGGCACCGCCGACGCTCTCAGAAAAAACGTGGCCAAGGAATACGAGCGTAACGGCGAGCGGTACGCCTTGCTCAAATGGGCACAGAAAAGCTTCGACAATTTCAAGGTTGTGCCCCCCAATTCGGGCATATGCCACCAGGTCAACCTGGAACATCTAGGGCGTGTTGTGATTACGGCGACGTCGGACGGCGGTATGGCGGCCTTCCCTGACTCCCTTGTCGGAACGGACTCCCATACGACCATGATTAACGGCATCGGGGTCATGGGGTGGGGTGTCGGCGGCATCGAGGCGGAAGCGGTCATGCTTGGCCAGCCGTATTTCATGGCCATTCCGGAGGTCATCGGTGTACGGATGACCGGTGAACTCAGGGCCGGCGTGACGGCCACGGATTTGGTGCTGACCGTCACGCAGATGTTGAGGGAATACAATGTCGTCGAAAAGTTTGTCGAGTTTTTCGGTCCGGGAATGAAGGGCCTTACTGTTCCCGACCGGGCCACCATCGCCAATATGTCCCCGGAGTACGGTGCTACCATGGGGTTTTTCCCGGTAGACGAAAAGACCATCGACTATCTCGATATAACCGATCGGGAGGCCCAGGCCCGGGTCGTGGAGCGATGCACGCGCGAGCTGGGCCTTTTCTACACCGGAGATGAGACGCCCGAGTACACGGCCGTTCTGGATCTGGACCTCTCCACTGTCTTACCTTCCCTGGCCGGACCTTCGCGGCCTCAGGACCGCATTGTGCTGAACGACCTGGAAAGCCACTTCGACAATATGCTGAAATGCGGTCACGAAAGAGATGCCGACATCGACAACATCTCAAAATTTCTTGACGAGTCGGGTTCCGTCACTCATCGGGAAGCCTACTGCGCGCCGAGCGGCCGAAGACGGTTCACTACGAACATCAACGGCAGGGAGGTGAGCGTGGGGGACGGGAGCATCGTCATCGCCGCCATCACCTCGTGCACCAACACATCCAATCCCTATGTCATGCTGGGGGCGGGGCTTTTGGCTAAGAATGCCGTTGAGAAGGGGCTCAAAGTGCCGCCTCACGTCAAGACCTCCCTTGTGCCCGGCTCGAAGGTCGTGGTGGATTACCTTGAGGATGCCGACCTGATGCCCTACCTTCAGGCCTTGGGATTCCATTTGGCAGGATTCGGATGCACCACCTGCATCGGCAACAGCGGTCCGCTTCATCCTCAGATCGAGCGCCTGATTCGGGAACACGATCTGACGGTGGCTTCAGTCCTCTCAGGAAACCGGAATTTCGAGGCGCGGATCCACCAGGCCGTCAAGGGCAATTTCCTGGCCTCACCGATGTTGGTGGTCGCGTTTGCCATCGCCGGACGGATCGACGTCAATCTCCTCAGGCGTCCCCTGGGTCTGGATCCGAATGGAGAGCCGGTCTATCTCGAGGATGTCTGGCCCCGCCGAAGCGAGATCGAGTCTTTCATCCAGCGGCATGTCAAGCAGACGTTCTACCGGAAGGAATACGCCAGAATATTTGACGGGGACGAATTCTGGGCGGCGCTGGACACCCCTGAGAGCACCACCTTCAAATGGGACGAGGCATCCACATATATCAAGAATCCTCCTTATTTCGAAGGGTTTGACCTCGAAGTAAGAAAAATCGAGGATATCGACGGTGCGCGTCCTTTGCTCCTTCTGGGCGATTCGGTGACTACCGATCATATCTCGCCGGCCGGGGCGATTCCGGCGGAATATCCCGCTGGTCGGTATCTTGTCGAGAAAGGTGTGGACGTCAAGGCTTTCAACTCCTACGGCTCCCGTCGGGGCAACCACGAGGTGATGATGCGGGGCACCTTCGGCAACATCCGGATCAAAAATCAGATGACGGCCCCCAAAGAGGGCAGTTACACCCGAAAATTTCCAGAGGACGAGGAGGCATTCATTTACGAGGCCGCCATGAAATACAAGGCTGATGGGGTTCCCCTGGTGGTGATGGGCGGCAAGGAGTACGGGACCGGCTCTTCCCGGGATTGGGCCGCCAAGGGCACCATTCTCCTGGGCGTTCGGGCCGTTATCGCCGAATCCTTCGAGAGGATCCATCGGAGTAACCTCGTGGGCATGGGTGTGCTGCCGCTCGTTTTCAAGGAAGGCGAGGGATGGCGGCAACTCGGTCTGGACGGTTCGGAAACCTATACGCTGAGCGGCCTGGCGGATATGAAACCCCGAAGCATCATCAAAGTCCGGGCCGTCACAAAGGACGGCGACGTGAGAGAGTTCGAGACTGAATCCAAATTGAACACGGACATCGAGGTGGACTATTTTCAGAATGGGGGTATTCTGCCTTATGTTCTGAGAAAGCTCATGAAGGATTGA
- a CDS encoding B12-binding domain-containing radical SAM protein: MHYEHPHRVIRPPSEAYSILLQATVGCSHNKCTFCGAYKGLRFKIKSDERIYADIAYAAQHYADVRRVFICDGDALIIPQQRLLNILKEIQRRLPWVTRVGLYANTKGIDLKSDEDLAALHAHGLKIAYMGLESGDDVTLDKVRKGADADKMIRMGQKIRKAGIKLSLTVLLGLAGKARSRIHAEATGRVLSAIDPEYVGALSLMLIPGTPLHDEYTSGHFELMAPEEMLMELRTMIAHTHISRGLFHANHASNYLPIKARLPKDRETVLKLIDEALSGGIKLKPEWLRAL, translated from the coding sequence ATGCACTACGAACATCCCCACCGGGTTATCCGGCCGCCGAGCGAGGCTTACAGCATCCTGCTGCAGGCCACCGTCGGCTGTTCCCACAACAAATGTACCTTCTGCGGCGCTTACAAGGGACTTCGCTTCAAGATAAAGTCCGACGAAAGAATTTATGCCGACATTGCCTATGCCGCCCAACATTACGCCGACGTGCGGCGCGTCTTCATCTGTGACGGGGATGCCCTGATCATCCCGCAACAGCGGCTTCTGAACATTCTCAAGGAGATCCAGCGTCGGCTGCCCTGGGTTACGCGGGTTGGTCTGTACGCCAATACCAAGGGAATCGATCTGAAAAGCGATGAAGATCTCGCGGCGCTTCACGCCCACGGACTGAAAATTGCCTATATGGGGTTGGAGTCCGGGGATGACGTCACTCTCGACAAGGTGCGGAAGGGCGCTGATGCCGATAAAATGATCAGAATGGGACAAAAGATCCGCAAAGCCGGCATCAAGCTTTCCCTCACGGTGCTTTTAGGCTTGGCCGGAAAAGCGCGTTCCCGAATCCATGCGGAGGCCACCGGCCGGGTCCTCAGCGCTATCGACCCTGAATACGTGGGGGCTTTGAGCCTTATGTTGATTCCCGGAACGCCCCTCCACGACGAATATACCTCGGGGCATTTCGAGTTGATGGCGCCTGAGGAGATGCTCATGGAGTTGCGAACCATGATCGCTCACACCCACATATCCCGAGGACTGTTTCATGCCAACCATGCCTCCAATTACCTGCCCATCAAGGCCAGGCTTCCCAAGGATCGGGAGACCGTCCTCAAGTTGATAGACGAAGCCCTGTCCGGCGGAATCAAACTGAAACCTGAATGGCTGCGGGCGTTATAG